The Megalobrama amblycephala isolate DHTTF-2021 linkage group LG1, ASM1881202v1, whole genome shotgun sequence genome segment GGACCATTTCTGATATAATTACGTAACTTTACACCCTTATTTATTCAGTTGTGAACTGTAAACTTAGTGTCCTAGATTTCAAAAGCACTTAAGTTATCTTTTTTCACTGTACAATCATATGTTTGGATACCTGATTTTTAAATGGGCCAGAAATATTATGTGGCATAACTTGAAAATAATTATCAGCTGTGGGTCTTTTATTTCAGTACAGTAAAGTTAAATAGAAAAGTGttgataacactttacagtttatCGTTAgttagttaactacatttgtTAACATGTTCAGTAACATTGAaaatttcagtaacactttagtttagggtccaattctcattattaactagttgcttattagcatgcatattactaggatattgcctgtttattagtacttaaaaagcacatattaatgcctgattctgcatgaccatattctacatccatTAATCCTACCCCGTTCCTAAACTTAACAGCTACCTTACTACTATTAATatgcagtaattaggagtttgaggCAAAATTCATATTtggttaatagtgagaatttgaCCCTAAACTAAAATGCGACAAATTTCTTCTAAAAGCATGTAttaatcttaaaggattagttcactttaaaatgaaaattaccccaagctttactcacactcaagccatcctaggtgtatatgactttcttgttcctgatgaacacaatcagagatatattaataaatatactgatgcatccgagctttataatggcagtgagcaggGTTttcgagtatgagctgaagaaagtgtctccattcTCATCCATCCaacataaatatgtgctccacacagctccggggggttaataaaggccttctgaagtgaagctatgcatttgtgtaaaaaaatatccatatttaaacaagtcaTGACGTCAAATGTCGAGCTtacgccagaccaccttctgtatGCAGCGTACGCAGAAAGTGTAAACCTCTTTcagttcacaaagcttatgctatgtcctacgccttccctattcaacttatgaaaaatgtgtaactgacgtgacgccagtctggtggaagctcgatatttgacttcataactcgtttaaatatggatgttttttacacaaacgcatcgcttcgcttcagaaggcctttattaaccccccggagccgtgtggagcgcatatttatgatggatggatgaggatGGAAGCTTTTTCTTCAGCTCTTACTCGAGAaccccgttcactgccattataaagctcagatgcgtcaggatatttattaatatttcttcaattgtgttcatcagaaagaaggtCATATATACCAAGCatggcttgaggttgagtaaagcttggggtaattttcatttgaaagtgaactaatcctttaatgttaatttcaacatttattaatacattattaaaattaaaagttgtatctgttaatattcagtggacctgagctaacatgaactaacaatgaacatttgtattttattaccttttgttaaagattaataaatactgtaacaaatgtattgctcattgttaatgttagttattgCATTAACTAGCGTCAACCAATGTGACCTTATTGCAAAGTGTTAAATATATTGTCATAATATAGATGAAATTTACTTCATCTGTTTTACTAAAATAGTGTCAATGTGCATGTTGAACTGCAGCTATTCATGTACAGTGTTACCATTATTACAGTAACCGTAATTCTCTTTAATTTTACTCTCAGAAACTAGAGCAGCTGAATCAGTTTCCTGATTTTAACAACTATCTCATCTTCGTCCTGACGAGGCTGAAAACTGAAGGTGTGTTCTGAGTTTATTTTTGCGTAAAGCTCACCTTATTGCATTTTCTCACATTACACGTGTGTTGTTCCATAGGGTTTCAGACAGtctttatatgtgcctgattatATAAATGTCTGTTGCCTTTCTTCACGCTCTACAGATGAGCCCACTCGATCTCTCAGCGGTCTGATACTGAAGAACAATGTGAAGGTTCACTATCAGAACTTCCCTCCTGAAGTCGCGCACTTCATCAAGCAGGAATGTTTAAACAACATCGGAGACCCTTCCCCTCTCATCCGCGCCACTATCGGTGAGTCTCTCTGCGTGCTCTAGAGTAAGTCAAGCATCTACAAGACTTGAATGCTATTGACCGGAAATTgcacttatttttaataactgttaaatgtaatctttagcaaatatCAGAATGAATATTCCTTTCTCATACTAATTCATTATAATGTGGTGATGCTTAAATTTAAGATTGcacaaattattataatttttttttttttttttacatttatcgattaacatgaaaataattactGGCTTATTGCTATTGGacataattgtattatttgtgCATCCCTACAGCAAGCAGTTATCATGTAGTTCTGTTGCTACTAGTAAGCACTCAGTATCAGGAAATGTGATGATTGCTTTCTCTCTTTGTTCAGGTATCCTAATTACAACGATTTCCACCAAAGGGGAGCTGCAGACATGGCCAGAGTTGCTGCCCCAGCTGTGCAACATGCTCAACTCGGAGGACTACAACATCTGTGAGGTCTGTGCAGTGCCTCTGTGCTCTTCATAGctgccttaaagggttaattcacccataGATGAGAATTCGGTCACCGTTTACTCGccctaatgttgttccaaacctgtaagactttcgttcatcttcggaacacaaattaagatattttaatgaaatctgacagatttctgttcctccattgaaGGACTATTCACACAAAACTCGGATGCTTCAAAactttcataaagagatcataaaatgTGAATTGAGTGGtgttctgaagagacatgatcacttATATAATGCTTCCATTTACCAAATTTGCATCTACTATGTActttcactgatcaatgtttatatgtgaataaaagcctaagtTAAATTTGTTCATCATAAAGCGaacatgtctcttcagaagatttagattaaaggtgccctagaattaaaaattgaatttatcttggcatagttgaataacaagagttcagtacatggaaatgacatacagtgagtctcaaacaccatagtttcctccttcttatataaatctcatttgtttaaaagacctccgaagaacaggcgaatctcaacataacaccgactgttacgtaacagtcgggatcattaatatgtacggccccaatatttgcatatgccagctcatgaaaattcaggggacaccttagacatcttttaaaaagacgttctacggcacctttaaactgcTCTTCATTCATACAGATTTATTTTATGATCTGTAGGGGAATAGCAGTTAAACCACACTAATTCTACTATTCCACTTCTATTTTGTCTTGCACATTTTCTAATGCAAATGTGTTTGGAAattatgcaagacatgggtaaAGTGGTCATGACGCTTTCTGTATCACATCCAGAAATGCTCCTCGGGTGTGAGTTGTATCTTAGTTGGGTCTCATTCACACACAGGGCTCGTTTGGAGCTCTACAGAAGATCTGTGAGGACTCGTCTGAGCTCCTGGACAGTGACGCTCTGAACCGACCCCTCAACATCATGATTCCCAAGTTCCTCCAGTTCTTCAAACACTGCAGCCCTAAAATCAGGTCAGTCTGAAGGGAAGGATGGgattttttttcaggactctACTTCTGTTCTGGGATAAAACATTTATGGGGAATCTAATGGTGGTTCTTGTGGGTGTGTAGGTCTCATGCTATTGCCTGTGTGAACCAGTTTATCATCGGAAGAGCGCAAGCCCTGATGGACAACATTGACACCTTTATTGAGGTACCTGCAGTGTGAACATGCTggatttaatgattttattagcATTATACGTCCTGTTTGGACAGTAATTATTTCTCATGGGGGAtgtctgtaaaaataaatgtccATGGCACCTCAGTGATTAAAAACGTATATATTTAGATGGCGATTTATTCAAGGTGCAGGAGCGAGTTCTGTGATCCTACAAACCTGGGAATATGCTGCTCTCGTCGTCAGTCACATGATTATCAGCTATTGAAAGTCTGTTATCGCTTGGACAGTTatagatttatattttatttaaaaataagaaaatggaCACTCTATAGTGTCTTgcattttatttctcacaatgatgtctttttaaaaatgtggaaGTTAGCAGAAATAAGTTAACGCAAACTATATAAACATCTTTGACGCTCTTCAGAGCGCttgcacagatacacacgggcgTCTATCAGCTGATCCCTAATATatccgctgatagacgcctgcttccAAATGCTCCCGTGTATCTGTGCAAGTGCTTGGTGAAGAGCATCACAGATGTCTATTTACATGTTCTTGAAGTGTTggtcattgtagccaatcacagacatatctgttgagcgcatgaacacaatggccaatcagaggtgtctgctcaacagcgctcaatgctagggggaaatgctggtattgtcACCACTAATCATGTCACTTTACAGTAGAACCCATTTCTACGGCTAAAACGCATATGGAAAATAGTGGAGGACACAGAGTGAGCTGCAGCAGGAAAACATGATCCAAGTTGTCTGAAACATGAGAGTGCTTTATATTTAAGCGCTTCAAACAAAAGCATAAGTGTTTACTGCGTCTTGCCATCTCATGCTTTGACAGATGCGTGTGCTGTTTATTGTCTCTGACGCGTGTTTTTCTCAGCACGTAACTTATATTTACAGATAAGGATATATCCACTTTGTCAATGTCCCGCATTTACAATTGACATTTGACACCggactaagactaaattaacacaattttttttcagtggtcGACCGACATATCACCAAGGCCAatgtttgacatttttaattatcGGTATTAACTAAGTTTTCTgtttgacttttattttgacagctaTGAGAACGCTAACTCCAGCATGCACAGTAACAAAGTAAACTGTATACAAAGAAAGTATTGTTGTGTTTGCTTTTATATTAGTGATAGAAAGGCAAATACTAATACTTTCTCATCTACTGTCATCATTCAGTAAATGTGCATTTATATTACTTAAACAAGTGTTTGAATATCTAATAAACCTTTAAAGTATACATTTCAGCAATTAAGCATGTTTTATATCTGCTTTATATTGATCAAAAAAATCAATATAGGTTGACCACTACTAATTTACAAAACAAGTTTTGGATTGATCTCTTCTTGTAAACTCAGATAAGGATTTGAACAGGAATTAAATTTACTACACAACCTTGGTGTTTGTCAAAAAACAGTGGGTAATTTGGCTGTGATTGCAGCAGGTGGTGGGAggaaaaacacagacattttgTATTCGGTCTGCAATAAATTGACCAACTAGCAcctgtaaatgttaaaatgacctTACGTCCCCATGTAAAACAATTACCACCCAAATAAGCTATACTGTAATTGCAGTGTTTTAATCTCTCTTCCTCCTTGCTTGTTACTGCAGAGTCTGTTTGCGCTGGCCGCAGACGAGGACTCGGAGGTGCGGAAGAACGTGTGCAGGGCTCTCGTCATGCTGCTGGAGGTGCGAGTTGACCGACTCATCCCTCACATGCGCAGCATCGTTGAGGTAAGTTGATTGTGATGACCCGGAAGTAGTGTACATCTTGACCAATCAGAGATGCTGATTATGATGACTGTTCCTGCAGTACATGCTGCAGCGCACACAGGACCCGGATGAGAACGTGGCTCTGGAGGCCTGTGAGTTCTGGCTTACGCTGGCTGAGCAGCCCATCTGTAAGGAAGTCCTGTCTGGACACCTTGCACAGTAAGTGACCTTTCTCTTTCCTTGTAAGAGTCGTGCAACAAGCGCATTTGCTTCAGATgtcaaacgcgctgcaaaaccTGACTCAGAAAGTATGTTTTATGCTTTTTGAGCCCCCAAAAGTTGGATAAACTAGGTAAAACTTGTTTAATTGAAGGAATAAATCTATATGTTGTGTGCATTACATATTCCTTTtgattttaatctgttgaaatACATGGCTGCTTTTGAATGGGTGTCAATCAAGAAAGGTGCTTTTTGCAGCCAGTTGGTATAGTTAGCATATCTACAAGAAGGGGCTAACCTATTTAGAGATTCTTATGTTTGCTTTATTGTCAGAGATGCTTTTGTTTATTGTTGCTTTTGATTTATACCCCAGTATCTGTATCTCATCCATCTATACCTAAAAGACTTCCTGTCTTTGATCTGTCTTAGACTCGTTCCTGTTCTGGTGAACGGGATGAAGTACTCTGAGATTGACATCATTTTGTTAAAGGTTAGTTAATTTGCTTCATAAGAAGTTCTACAACCAGCCTGGCCTCGGGTGTGACGATATCATTTTTCCTGATTTTCTCCATGATTTTCAAGTATTCATACTGTCTGACCCAAGGCTTTTGACTCACAGTCATTGCTGTCCAGAATTTCCCAGCTGCTTTTCATCACATGGTGATTTCCTACTTCCCGTTTAGGGTGATGTGGAGGAAGACGAAGCCGTGCCGGACAACGAGCAAGACATAAAGCCTCGCTTTCACAAGTCTCGTACGGTCACCCTTCGGCACGAAGGTGATGAAGGGGAGGAAGGAGAGGACAGTGAGGATGATGACGACGATGACGACGACAGTCTCTCCGACTGGAATCTACGTAAGCGTTTTTGATGAAAAACCAACTTGATGCTTGTGAAATATTGCCTATTTTTAGAAGCAAATGTCACATACTTGGTGTTTTCTGTGGAGATGATTACACTCATAAATGTCATGAATGTCAGTGATGTTCCATTACTCATACTGTCTGATCCACAAAGCTTGCTGTTAGATTGGTGTTTGGAGAAATCCGAGAGGTCTTAACCCTGTGTGCTACATGTGCATTTGCTCTGTAGGCAAGTGTTCGGCAGCAGCCCTTGATGTCCTGGCAAATGTGTTTCGGGATGAGTTGCTGCCCCACCTGCTCCCTGTGCTGAAGGAACTGCTGTTCCACCCGGATTGGGTTGTTAAAGAGTCTGGCATCCTGGTGCTTGGAGCCATCGCTGAAGGTATCTTACACTGGATGAGAGGACGTGTAAAATGAAAAACCCTCTTTCTACTAATTCTTGGCTTTGTTCTGAATTGAATGGTAAAATACAGCTCACTAAATACTGTGAGTGCTGTTTACTGCCTACTATTTAAAAGAAGACTGACATTTTTGAACAGAAGTATGCAGTATAGGGAGGTCATGTGATAGTgtagcatattatatatatatttgttttttgtaaaatttttacttttttgtgaAAAAGATTGGCAATTATTCATAGCAAATCTGTAGAATGGATAAACACAATTTTGCACCAAATTTACAGCAAAAAGTGAAAGACCATTTTTGTATAATTATACGATAAACATGATTATAACATTATCATATAATATTGTATCTTAAGGACCTTGGTCATTTACACCCCTATGTTACATGCATACAACAATTTACTATGCACTTTATacttctgttcaaaagtttggggtcagtaagagaattttaaaaaatattaatattttaatatatatataatattattaatgtttttaatataaaagtctttTCTGGTCACCAAGgctgtttatttgatcaaaaatagtaaaaacagaaatattgtgagactttattagaatttaaaattaatgttttctatttttttttatattttaaaaaattaattgattcctgaatgaattttcagcatcattactccagttttcagtgtcacatgatccttcagaaatcattctaatatgatttttttttttttttttttttttaatttattttattcattctttcaggattctttgaatagaaagttcaaaagaactttgaaatagaaatcttttaaataaaatatcttttttcaaataaaaaaaaattagaaatgtttttacatattttatcacCTAAATGCAACCTTgttaaagtattcatttctaaaaaataaataaataaataaaattctgaCCTGAAATCTTTGAACCGTAGTGTATATCCtgcaaaaatatttgaatggaaatgagttttttttgaccctgttctctctctttctccaggCTGTATGCAGGATATGGTACTGTACCTGCCTGAGTTAATTCCTCACCTGATCCAGTGTCTCTGTGATAAGAAGGCACTGGTCCGCTCCATCGCCTGCTGGACTCTGAGTCGCTATGCACACTGGGTGGTCAGCCAGCCGCCTGACTCCTACCTCAAACCCCTCATGACCGAGCTGCTCAAACGCATCCTCGACAGCAACAAGAGGGTTCAAGAGGCTGCCTGCAGGTGTGTTTAACCCGCTGTTGAAGAAAGTACACCACCCAGACCGGCTCCTAAAACTATCCAATGTCTGCTTGTTATTAAACTAGTAAAGTAGATGTATTTTGGTGAATTTAtcagtgttgttattattaaagggttagtttaccctaaaatgaattacattaattactcaccctcatatcgttccaaacccataacactttcgttcatcttcagaacacaaattaagatatttttgatgaaatctgagggttttcttgcctggaaaatccagcctcactgtaccagcggatgagtctggtcggccatcgatttctagggcggagcaaatacgagcaaacaggaagcggagtaaaccaatcagagaagggcggatatgacattagcaaagcgacaagagagtcaacagcgaaaagtaaataatgtgtttttggtcatttaaaactgaattcacggctgaatagaacaaactctagGGTCTCCCGAGtgcaatctttgttgatattgaagggactttcgccaCACTAGAGTGACACTGTTTGCTGTGTCGAATCTGATTGCAtggtacggtttggagttgactcgaatcgTGACagagggcggactgaccagactgatatatcttgtagaagatgtatcagtctggccttgccaggcaaagggttttctgtccctccatagacagctatgcgACTACCACTTTGAAACATGCTTGAACTTCTGTTGACTACAACTgatgtgagttgatgaatgtttatatgtgaataaaagcctaaattcaatctgttcatcatataaagtgagtctcttcagaaaattagGATTAacctgctcaattcatatgtaTTAGTTTTAcgctctctttatgaactttttgaagcatcagttTGTcgtgtagctgtcaatggaggcacAGAAATCActtataatatcttaatttgtgtttctgaaaatgaacataagtcttacgggtttggaatgacatgagggtgagtaataaatgacataatttaaatttttttggggtgaactaaccctttaaaaaaaaaaaaagttgacacCAGACAACACCGCCAGACActtatgaatatctgaacatgcagtATATggaaagcaaaaaacaaaaccaaaatgttttattactaAATAAACTGCATAATGTTGCATTATCTAATAGTGCTTTTATGCACGGATTGCTCCAGACAGCGCTGTATGAACTCGTGACACCATCTGCGGGACACCCTTAGCATGTTAGCCAGGGCGTTGAGACTGTGTTACTCACCAGCTGcccagtattttattttatttttttaatgaattttaacAATGCATGGTTGTGTGAAAAGTGATATGACTTAGTGCGGTCATCAAATTGCTtttgtaattatataaatatagtcTGACACAGTATGTTTCAGCATTGTTCAGTTTTGATTCGCAGTAAATGCTGCTCTGCAAGTGCTGTGTTTGAGTCGCTTGTTTACGTTTGAGAATGCAAGGTGCGCCAACACTCTTCGGgggttacttttttttttttttttcttttcttttctttagcTGATCACACGCCTGGGGCCGGTTCACACAGAACGTGTTTTTCTATTCCTCtgcgctacttttccattgttttttaaatataaacacgCTCTAGATGGACGTGTTTAACCATAGATTAGTGTCTCTCGGGATGACACGGCATTATAAAAATGTGGCACTTAAGttaaaagagggaaaaaaaaaaaaaaaaagtgtctctAGACTTTGCACACAACCCCCCCACTCCACTAGCCTGCTGAAATAACATGCCAACACACTGCTTTAACATGTTGAGCTAATGCAGATCTGTTTTCTTGGGTTTTTCTTTCCGTCAGTGCATTTGCGACCCTGGAAGAGGAGGCCTGTACAGAGCTGGTTCCCTACTTGAGCTTCATTCTGGACACACTGGTGTTTGCCTTCGGGAAGTACCAGCATAAGAACTTGTTGATCCTCTATGATGCCATCGGGACCCTTGCTGACTCTGTCGGACATCATCTTAACCAGCCGGTAAGATCATGTTCATTTTGAGCATGAGCATGATTCTCAAACTTTTTCATCTTTAAttaaatatgacttttttttttttttttttttctgaacagGAATACATCCAAAAGCTCATGCCCCCTCTGATTCAGAAATGGAATGAGTTAAAAGATGAAGACAAGGATCTGTTCCCCTTGTTGGAGGTAAAGTAGTTCTGCCCTTTTTGGATTGTGTGATATTCATACTTCAAAGACATAAGTGTCTTAAGAATTTGTCACTTTTTCCTTGTAGTGTCTGTCTTCAGTGGCCACAGCACTGCAGAGTGGCTTCCTGCCTTACTGTGAACCAGTTTACCAGCGCTGTGTCACCCTGGTCCAGAAGAACCTCGCTCAAGCCATGGTCAGTCGACATGTACGCTTGTTTGAGAATGAACACCATTGCATGTTGTCTGTGGTTCATTCCCTAGATCTTTTCGTCCCGTTCTTGTTGTAGATGTATAACCAGCAGCCTGACCAGTATGAGGCCCCTGATAAAGACTTCATGATTGTGGCCCTTGATCTGCTCAGCGGTCTGGCCGAGGGGCTCGGAACTCATGTAGAGCAGCTGGTCACCCGCAGCAACATCATGACCCTGCTCTTCCAGTGCATGCAGGTACGGGTAAATACGTTGGGATGGTGTGTGTCTGTAAGGTTTTGTTCATAATTTCAGCTTAAATCCAAGTGCAAGGTAGTAGTCTGTAGTCTGGTATAGTTTATCCTCAAGTGctcaagcaaacaattcagtgaAATGTACAAAGGCAGTGCTCTTGTACAACAGCatatataaagtaatataaATAACTTAATAATAGAAAAGCTAATTGTGCTGTATGAACAAAGCCTAAATGCTTTATTTGTCTTGTAATTAAAGGACACCATGCCAGAAGTGCGACAGAGTTCGTTCGCTCTGCTAGGAGACTTGACGAAGGCGTGTTTCCTTCATGTGAAGCCCTGCATTGGTGAGTTGTGTTCTTTGACATACTGAGTAAAGCCTGACAGTTGGAGAGCCAGTTTCTCATGCTAGCTGTTGCTTCTGTGTGTGTTGTGCTGGTCAGTTTGTCATTGTTGTCCGTTTACCCCCTCCAGCTGAGTTCATGCCTGTTTTGG includes the following:
- the tnpo2a gene encoding transportin-2 isoform X2, translated to MEWQPDEQGLQQVLQLLRDSQSPNTATQRAVQQKLEQLNQFPDFNNYLIFVLTRLKTEDEPTRSLSGLILKNNVKVHYQNFPPEVAHFIKQECLNNIGDPSPLIRATIGILITTISTKGELQTWPELLPQLCNMLNSEDYNICEGSFGALQKICEDSSELLDSDALNRPLNIMIPKFLQFFKHCSPKIRSHAIACVNQFIIGRAQALMDNIDTFIESLFALAADEDSEVRKNVCRALVMLLEVRVDRLIPHMRSIVEYMLQRTQDPDENVALEACEFWLTLAEQPICKEVLSGHLAQLVPVLVNGMKYSEIDIILLKGDVEEDEAVPDNEQDIKPRFHKSRTVTLRHEGDEGEEGEDSEDDDDDDDDSLSDWNLRKCSAAALDVLANVFRDELLPHLLPVLKELLFHPDWVVKESGILVLGAIAEGCMQDMVLYLPELIPHLIQCLCDKKALVRSIACWTLSRYAHWVVSQPPDSYLKPLMTELLKRILDSNKRVQEAACSAFATLEEEACTELVPYLSFILDTLVFAFGKYQHKNLLILYDAIGTLADSVGHHLNQPEYIQKLMPPLIQKWNELKDEDKDLFPLLECLSSVATALQSGFLPYCEPVYQRCVTLVQKNLAQAMMYNQQPDQYEAPDKDFMIVALDLLSGLAEGLGTHVEQLVTRSNIMTLLFQCMQDTMPEVRQSSFALLGDLTKACFLHVKPCIVCHCCPFTPSS
- the tnpo2a gene encoding transportin-2 isoform X1; this encodes MEWQPDEQGLQQVLQLLRDSQSPNTATQRAVQQKLEQLNQFPDFNNYLIFVLTRLKTEDEPTRSLSGLILKNNVKVHYQNFPPEVAHFIKQECLNNIGDPSPLIRATIGILITTISTKGELQTWPELLPQLCNMLNSEDYNICEGSFGALQKICEDSSELLDSDALNRPLNIMIPKFLQFFKHCSPKIRSHAIACVNQFIIGRAQALMDNIDTFIESLFALAADEDSEVRKNVCRALVMLLEVRVDRLIPHMRSIVEYMLQRTQDPDENVALEACEFWLTLAEQPICKEVLSGHLAQLVPVLVNGMKYSEIDIILLKGDVEEDEAVPDNEQDIKPRFHKSRTVTLRHEGDEGEEGEDSEDDDDDDDDSLSDWNLRKCSAAALDVLANVFRDELLPHLLPVLKELLFHPDWVVKESGILVLGAIAEGCMQDMVLYLPELIPHLIQCLCDKKALVRSIACWTLSRYAHWVVSQPPDSYLKPLMTELLKRILDSNKRVQEAACSAFATLEEEACTELVPYLSFILDTLVFAFGKYQHKNLLILYDAIGTLADSVGHHLNQPEYIQKLMPPLIQKWNELKDEDKDLFPLLECLSSVATALQSGFLPYCEPVYQRCVTLVQKNLAQAMMYNQQPDQYEAPDKDFMIVALDLLSGLAEGLGTHVEQLVTRSNIMTLLFQCMQDTMPEVRQSSFALLGDLTKACFLHVKPCIAEFMPVLGVNLNPEFISVCNNATWAIGEIAIQMGTEMQPFVALVLNNLVEIINRPNTPKTLLENTAITIGRLGYVCPQEVAPMLPQFIRPWCTSLRNIRDNEEKDSAFRGICIMIGVNPGGVVQDFIFFCDAVASWVNPKDDLRDMFYKILHGFKDQVGEDNWQQFSEQFPPQLKERLSACYGV